The genomic DNA TAAAACAAGAAACTAATCATAAAGGAGAATTACTCATTGATTTTAAGAAAGCAAAAGAAAAAGGTTCTCTTATTATTGAAGAAAAATCTTGGTATGGGAATTTACTTTATTTGGGCGAGCAAAATGGGAATCCAATTTTCACATTTACGAATGAAAAAGACCTGACAGAAGAGATAAATCCACCGAGTGAGCAATATTTATTAACGATTATAAACGGACTAAAAGAAACCTATAATTTAAACGAAATCGAGATAAAAGAATATTTTGAAAATTTGTTAGGAATTAAAGGTTACGAAATTGAAAAAAAATTAACGGAATTAATAAAATCGGAATAAAATAACTGTGGGCAACACCGTGTATAATTAATGGCTAGTTCTCGCCTACTTACGAAAATCCTCGCGGATTTTCTATTCGGTTTTTATTTATTAAATTAGGTGCTTAAACACGCCACAAATCATACACAAACACGTTATGTGCAATAAAAACCTACCTGTGAAAAACTTTATTATTTTTTTTATTTGTGCTTGTTTGCTATCTGCTTGTCAAGAAAAACCAGAAAAAATTCAGATTTCTGGAACAGTTTCAAATAATACAAATGATTATGCTCTATTTGCAAAAGATTCAACTGGAATTGGACTATCAACTGTTATAGACACAATTAAAATCGATGGAAATGGTGATTTTAGTTTTGAAAGTAATATTCTAAAATCTGATGGCTTATTTTTATTCAACGGACAAAAGCCTTTAAGACTCTTAATACCTAAAGAATTAACAACTTCAATCAAAATTGATTTAAACTTGTTAGAACCCGATTCAATAAAGATTATCGGGAAACAAGCTGATTTTACCAAGTATTATATTGACCAACAAAAATATTGGATAAAAACAGAAAAAAATATGTCAGACAAACACTCTGTGCTTGCGACAAGAAACACGGCTGACATAGATTATTATTTAATTCAAGACAGCATAACGGATTTGAGAATAAGTTATTTAGAAAAATATTTTGCCAACTCGAATATACAGAGCCAAGAAAAATTTATAACATCACAGAAAAGTTCTTTAATCTATTCAAACTTATATTATCGTATGAGTGGTAAGAAACCTGATATTGTTAAAAAATTAAAATTCTATGGTAAATCGGATGAGATTTTGACTTACTCGGATAAAGTAAATCTTTTGGATAAAAATTTATTTGCAAATAGAGAGTATGTTAACTTCATAAACGATGCAATAATGAGCATTGTTAGATACGAAAATCCGTATAGTGATTTATCATCCTACGAACTTTATCTAAATAAGGGTTTTGAGGCAATTGATAAATTATATAAAAATAGCGAAACAAACCAATTACAAAAGATTGTTTTTGTAAATCACCTTATATCGTCTGCTAAGATTTTTAAAGCCAGTATAAACATAAATAAGTTCCAAAAAGTAATAAACAGCTTAAAGAACCAAGAAACTCAAAATAATTTGGAAATTGTCGAGAATCAATTAAAACAAGTAGAAAATTCAATGTCAAAGTTTGCGATTGGAAAAATAGCACCAGATTTTGAGTTGGAAAATGTTGATGGAGAAAAACATAAATCTTCTGACTTTGCAAACAAAATAATATTTATTGATGTTTGGGCAAGTTGGTGTGGACCTTGTATATCATCATTTCCTAAGTGGAATAAGTTAATTGAGGGTAACTCAAATGAGGATAAACTTGCATTCTTAACGGTATCTTTAGATAGTGATAGAAGCAAATGGGATAACGCTTTGGATAAACTAAATTTAAATGGCTTAAAACTGTATGCTGGTACTGAGGCATTTGATAGTCATTTTGCAAAGAGTTTTGAAATCAAATCATTACCGAGCTACATTGCGATTGATGATAAAGGAAAAATTTTATTAGTTTCCTCATCAATAAATGAGTTCGAAGAAATAATAAAAAACAAGCTAGCTGAAAAATAAATACTGCACATAACACCGTGTATAATTAATTTCTTTGGCAAGTGCTTATTTGGAAAATTCCTTCGGAATTTTCTCGCATTCGTTTTTGTTTACTAAATTAGTTGCTGAAACACGCAACTAACCATACACAACAACGTTAGCATACATTATGACCCGTCCTGAAATAAGGCTACATAATATTAAACATTATGTACAGAAATGACAAAGTAATTAGACGTTACAGTGAACCTTTTAAATTAAAAATATTAGCCGAACTTGCCATCGGAAAACACACAAAGAGCGAACTTTGTAAACTCTACTCTATTGCTCCTACAACAGTAAATGTGTGGATTAAAAAGTACAATCGTAAAGACTTAATGAATACCAGAGTAAAAGTGGAAACTAAAGACGAAATATCTAGAATTAAAGCACTTCAAAAAGAGGTTGAACAGCTTAAAAAACTACTCCTAAAAAAAGATCTCGATGCTATGGTAGAAGAATCCTATCTTGAAGTAGCTGCTGAAGATTTAGGATATAAATCTATCGCTGAACTAAAAAAAAAGTTAAGTATAAAGCCTTAATTAAAGCTAAAGAGAAATCTAAGGGATTTGCTTCTTTAAAAACTATAACCCATTGTTTTGGACATAAGCGTGACGCGTATTATAAATACAAATCTAGAGCTGATAAACGTTTAAAACTAGAACAACAGATTATTAACATCGTTAAAAAAAGACGCAAATCCCTTCCTAGAGAAGGTGTAAGAAAACTCGTGAAATCCTTAAATGTAGATTTTAATAAAGCTAATATTAAAGTTGGTAGAGATACTTTATTTTATGTGCTTAGAAAGCATAAAATGTTAACACTTAGAAGAAAAACAAGTGCTAGAACTACGAACTCTTATCATCGTTTTTATAAATATAACAACATCATAAAAGACCTGGAAGTTACTAGAAATAACCAAGTTTGGGTATCTGACATCACATACATTAGAACCGTAAAAGGGTTTTGCTATTTGGCTTTAATAACTGATATGCATTCTAGAAAAATAGTAGGTTACGACCTAAGTGATAGTTTGGAGTTAAAAGGATGTCTAAGAGCTCTTAATAAGGCTATTTATCAAGCTAAAAACATTAAACAACTTATTCATCATTCAGACAGAGGAATACAGTATTGTAGTAATCTATACACACAAATACTCAAAAGAAAAAAGATAGAGATTAGTATGACCGAAGAAAATCATTGTTACGAAAACGCAATGGCAGAAAGAGTAAATGGAATTTTAAAAGATGAATTTTATCTCGACCAAACCTTTGATAACGTGAGTCACGCAAAGAGAGCTGCAAAAAATGCAATTAATTTATACAACGAAATAAGATTACACTTATCTTTAGACTATAAAACACCTAATATGGTATATCAATTATCAGCCTAAATTCAATTTTAACCTGTAGCCATATTTCAGGACTAGACATTAAAAATGACATTCAGTAAAAAAGAAATATCGAAAGCAGGACAAAAAATACTTTCTTCAAAAACAGAAGAAGATAGAAATCTTGCACTTGAAAAAATTAACAGATGGAGAACTAATCACCTTCATCCTTTGAATGTTATGAAAAATGCTTTACTTCGAGTTACTGAAAAGAACAAAATTGAACCTATTTTAACATCTCAAAGATTAAAACGTTTAACTTCTATTGAATACAAATTAGATTTAAATGAGAATATGGGATTAGGAGGAATGCAAGATATTGGAGGATTTAGATCAGTTCTAAAGGACACTAAAGATTTATACAAACTCAAAAATGTCTTGGATAAAAATAAATTAAATCATAAGCTAAAAAGAGTTGTTGATTATGTTGAAAGACCTAAAGAATCTGGATACAGAAGTATTCATTTAATTTACATTTATAACTCGAAGATTGAAAAATATAATGGTTTATTATTAGAGTTACAGATTCGAACAAAACTTCAACATAACTGGGCTACAGCAGTCGAAACAGCCGGAATCTTGACTAAAACATCTTTGAAATCAAGTCAAGGTCCCGATGAATGGCTTGATTTTTTTAAAATTGTAAGTTCATTATTTGCAATAAAAGAACAATTACCTTTACTAAAAGAACATTCTGAAAGAACAATGGAAAGCCTAATGGTTGAATGTTTTGAATATACTCAAAGACTGAATATAATTACAATACTGAAAGGTTTAAGAATATCGGCGAGACAAATAGAAACTGACAAATATGTTGGGGAATATTATATAATCAATATTAACATCAAAGAAAAAGTAGTTAATATTATGACATTTAAGAAAAGTGAATTTGAATCGGCTTCAAATCAATATCTTGAATTAGAAAAGAATATTAAAGACACCGAAAATGCTGTAGTTTTAGTTTCGTCAATTTCATTAAAATCATTAAAAAAAGCTTATCCAAGTTATTTTTTAGATACTTCTGAATTTATAATTGCTTTAGAAAAGATAAATCATAATTGCAAAGAAATGAAATTAGTAAAATAACGTATGCTAACACCGTATATAATTTATTGCTAGTTCTAGCCTACTTGCGAAAGTCCTTGCGGACTTTCTTGGTCGGTAATTATTTACTAAATTAGTTGCTTGAAATACGCAACAAACCATATACAACAACGTTGCAATTTATTGTGAAATTTCAGTAAAAAACAAAGTTTTGAACAATCAATTTTGTCAATTATTTCAAGAAAAAAATCAAAAGAAAAAGTATCAAATATCAATAAATATTTTTAAAAATACTGATTCCTAAAACTTTGTGAATAAATTTTAAATCAAGAAAAATTAAAACAAAAAAGAAAAAGCACAAAAAATAAACAAAGATTTTAAAAAACTGATTACTAAAACTTTGTGAATAGATTTTAAATTAAAACAAAAAAGAAAAAGTACGAAACATCAACAAAGATTTTAAAAACTGATTACTAAAACTTTGTAAATAAATTTTAAATCAAGAAAAATTAAAACAAAAAAGAAAAAGCACGAAAAATCAACAAAGATTTTAAAAACTGATTCCTAAAACTTTGTATAAATAAATTTTAAATCAAGAAAAATTAAAACAAAAAAGAAAAAGCACGAAAAATAAACAAAGATTTTTAAAAAGCTGATTCTAGAAAATCGAAAAAGGAATTTTAGAGAAAAAATTGAACAATTAAAAACAACAAATAGCAACAACGTATATAATTAATTGCTGGTACTCGCCTACTTACGAAAATCCCTTGGGGGATTTTCTATTCCGATTTTTTTTACTAAATTTAGTCCCGAATCACGCAACAAACCATATACAAATCCGTTAGCAACAAGGAAAAATGAAAATAATGATAGACTTTTTTACTAATTTTAACTGGGAATCTTTTGAGATGAAATTCTTTGTTAGTACTATATTCTTAATTCTAAATATTCTATTATCTATTCTTGTTATACCTTACTTTACATTAAGGCTTTTAAAAAAGAAAAGGAAAAAATTTATAATAACTAAGATTTCATATTTAATTCAAGAGTTTTGTGATTTTACAGAAAAAATACCTTTTAAAAATCAAGAACTAACTTCTTATAATTTATCAATTTACACAGCTAAAAAAGACATTAAAAATCATAGATTTATTGGAATAATTAATTTAAACCTCTTGGATGAAATAACTCATTTAAAAATGAAACAAGAGATTTTAAATACATTTAATAATTTGACACCTAACTTAGGATTTGATTTAATTACAAAAGAGAAAAATAGACTGAATGAATTTAAGACAAAGTTAGAAACAATAATCAGTTTTCATTCATTAGATATTGATGAGACTATAATATCAGAAGTTAGTTTATTGTGTATCGAAATAAGAGCTTTTGAAATAAAATATAAATACAATAGCGGAATAGATGATTTAATTGAAAAAGGATTAACTGAAAGAACAGCTGTATTTGGAGTTATAGAAATTAGTAATATTTATAAACTAATACTAAAGATTTTTGAGAAACTCTTAAAGTCAAAATTAATTGATTTTGAAATTGAGAAAAAATAACCCAGTTGCTAACAACGTATATAATTCATTGCTAGTACTCGCCTACTTACGAAAATCCTTAGGGGATTTTCTATTCCGTTTTTATTTACTAAATTTAGTGCTTTAAAAACGCAACAAACCATATACAAACCGTTAGTTTTCATTATTCAGAAAAAATGGAAATTTCAAGAATAAATAGAATTATCGAGAATATTTAAATAATTAAAATGAATAAATTATGAATTTATAAACTCGTGAAAAAATGTTGTTTTGCTTGAATCTAAAAAATAAAGTTCAGAAAAAAATAAACAAATTGAAAATCTTTAAACTCGTGAAAAATCGCTGTTTTACGTAAATCTAAAAAAGAAAGTTTAGATTTTTAAAGAAAAAGTTTAATAAAAAACTCTGAATTTTAAACTCGTAAAAAAATTGCTGTTTTGCGTAAATCCAAAAAAGAATGTTTAGAATTTTAAAGAAAAGTTTAATAAAAAAACTCTGAATTTTAAACTCGTAAAAAAATTGCTGTTTTACGTGAATCTAAAAAAGAATGTTTAGAATTTTAAAGAAAAAATTTAGAAACGCAAAAAAACGTGCTTATTTGAATGTTTCATAACGAAAAACTAACAACGTATATAATTAATTGCTGGTTTTCGCCTACATACGAAAATCCCTTGGGGGATTTTCTATTCCGATTTTTTTTACTAAATTTAGTCCCGAATCACGCAACAAATCATATACAAATCCGTTGTGCGTAATTCCCTAAATGAAAAATAAAAATGAGAAATTTAGATAAATACAAAAAAGATTTAGTTGAATTAATCACAACTGGAGAAAAACTTAATATTTCAATGAAACATCAAGTTTATAAAGAAAAGGTTGAGGAACAAGTTATAGAAAAATTTGGCAAGGAAAAAGGAGAAGAATATATTACTAATATTATTTCTTTTAAAAATAATTATCAAAGTTGGTATTCGGAATCTCTAGTCCTAATAAGACAACTTTTAGCTGATAGAGTGAATGATTTTATTAAGTTATATGAAAAACCAAAAACAAGAAAAAAAATTGAATATGGTAATTATGTAATAGAAGACTTTCTTCAAAATTTAACTGTTACAACTTCTTATGGAGACAAAAAAGCTTCTCCAAGTTCTGCAATTCCACAATTTGAACAACAGTTATTTATATTGAAATCAGTAGAAAAAAGATTTGAAAGCACATTGTTTGATATTAAACAATTAACACAGGCAGACATTTTTGATTCCGAATTGGATTCAGCAAAAGAATTAAATAAAAAAGGTTTCGTGAGAGGAGCTGGAGCTATTTGTGGAGTAATATTAGAAAAACATTTAGCACAAGTTTGTCTAAACCATAAAATAAAAATCACAAAAAAGAACCCAACTATATCTGAATTTAATGATAAATTAAAAAGTGGAGATATTATTGAAACAACAGTTTGGAGAAAAATTCAATTTTTAGGAGATTTGAGAAACCTCTGTGATCACAACAAAGAAAAAGAACCTACCAAAGAT from Polaribacter sp. ALD11 includes the following:
- a CDS encoding IS3 family transposase, whose product is MKAKEKSKGFASLKTITHCFGHKRDAYYKYKSRADKRLKLEQQIINIVKKRRKSLPREGVRKLVKSLNVDFNKANIKVGRDTLFYVLRKHKMLTLRRKTSARTTNSYHRFYKYNNIIKDLEVTRNNQVWVSDITYIRTVKGFCYLALITDMHSRKIVGYDLSDSLELKGCLRALNKAIYQAKNIKQLIHHSDRGIQYCSNLYTQILKRKKIEISMTEENHCYENAMAERVNGILKDEFYLDQTFDNVSHAKRAAKNAINLYNEIRLHLSLDYKTPNMVYQLSA
- a CDS encoding RelA/SpoT domain-containing protein; this encodes MTFSKKEISKAGQKILSSKTEEDRNLALEKINRWRTNHLHPLNVMKNALLRVTEKNKIEPILTSQRLKRLTSIEYKLDLNENMGLGGMQDIGGFRSVLKDTKDLYKLKNVLDKNKLNHKLKRVVDYVERPKESGYRSIHLIYIYNSKIEKYNGLLLELQIRTKLQHNWATAVETAGILTKTSLKSSQGPDEWLDFFKIVSSLFAIKEQLPLLKEHSERTMESLMVECFEYTQRLNIITILKGLRISARQIETDKYVGEYYIININIKEKVVNIMTFKKSEFESASNQYLELEKNIKDTENAVVLVSSISLKSLKKAYPSYFLDTSEFIIALEKINHNCKEMKLVK
- a CDS encoding TlpA disulfide reductase family protein, with translation MKNFIIFFICACLLSACQEKPEKIQISGTVSNNTNDYALFAKDSTGIGLSTVIDTIKIDGNGDFSFESNILKSDGLFLFNGQKPLRLLIPKELTTSIKIDLNLLEPDSIKIIGKQADFTKYYIDQQKYWIKTEKNMSDKHSVLATRNTADIDYYLIQDSITDLRISYLEKYFANSNIQSQEKFITSQKSSLIYSNLYYRMSGKKPDIVKKLKFYGKSDEILTYSDKVNLLDKNLFANREYVNFINDAIMSIVRYENPYSDLSSYELYLNKGFEAIDKLYKNSETNQLQKIVFVNHLISSAKIFKASININKFQKVINSLKNQETQNNLEIVENQLKQVENSMSKFAIGKIAPDFELENVDGEKHKSSDFANKIIFIDVWASWCGPCISSFPKWNKLIEGNSNEDKLAFLTVSLDSDRSKWDNALDKLNLNGLKLYAGTEAFDSHFAKSFEIKSLPSYIAIDDKGKILLVSSSINEFEEIIKNKLAEK
- a CDS encoding transposase, encoding MYRNDKVIRRYSEPFKLKILAELAIGKHTKSELCKLYSIAPTTVNVWIKKYNRKDLMNTRVKVETKDEISRIKALQKEVEQLKKLLLKKDLDAMVEESYLEVAAEDLGYKSIAELKKKLSIKP